A single Paracoccus pantotrophus DNA region contains:
- a CDS encoding terminase large subunit domain-containing protein, producing the protein MSAIEALPRFACPDWWEKLQAGEVPIGDVPVNEAKAARVLAFFNRLRLPDVPGNPPMSEACGDWFKTILVVFFASEDPETHRELVWELLCMVPKKNSKSTYVAALGLTALYMEEAPNRQMLLVGPSQNISERCFDQAQGMINLDDKLKLIFKVQEHLKTVTRRKTGSKLEVKTFDTSIVTGEIPVLTIIDELHELGKKAKAAKVMQQIRGGGITKVRGKVLMITTQSDEMPTGIWKSELKKARAIRDGQAGSSPIMLPVLYEFPEELQRNEKYWRDRDNWHLVLPNLGLSIDEQALEDDYENNGKVSKEAEQIWASQHLNIEIGVGLGGDAWSGAVHWEPAAAGWITLDRLLDESEVCTIGVDWGGADDLAALAVLGRRARDKVWLLWVRAWARETVFKSRPQIADALRGFEEDGDLRVVSSPELQAAEAAEICDRVRLAGRLPEAGGIGLDAAGIALLLDALEEMGMVSPLVQAVQQGWKLQTAISTVPLKLESRRMLHADQPIMNWAVGNAKQELKGSNYMVTKQASGAAKIDPLMAAFDAAMLMFNNPQAAPPIGDFLANPIMVI; encoded by the coding sequence ATGTCCGCCATTGAGGCGCTGCCGCGCTTCGCTTGCCCGGATTGGTGGGAAAAGCTTCAGGCCGGCGAGGTACCGATCGGCGATGTGCCGGTCAACGAAGCGAAGGCGGCACGGGTGCTGGCGTTCTTCAACCGATTGCGACTGCCGGACGTGCCAGGCAATCCGCCGATGTCGGAGGCCTGTGGTGACTGGTTCAAGACCATCCTGGTGGTGTTCTTCGCCAGCGAGGATCCGGAGACCCATCGCGAGCTGGTCTGGGAACTGCTCTGCATGGTCCCGAAGAAGAACTCGAAATCCACCTATGTGGCGGCGCTCGGCCTGACGGCGCTCTACATGGAGGAGGCGCCGAACCGGCAGATGCTGCTGGTGGGGCCGAGCCAGAACATTTCAGAGCGTTGCTTCGACCAGGCGCAGGGGATGATCAACCTGGACGACAAGCTGAAGCTGATCTTCAAGGTCCAGGAGCACCTGAAGACGGTGACGCGGCGCAAGACCGGCTCGAAGCTGGAGGTGAAGACCTTCGATACCTCGATCGTCACCGGGGAAATCCCGGTGCTGACGATCATCGACGAACTGCACGAGCTGGGCAAGAAGGCCAAGGCGGCGAAGGTGATGCAGCAGATCCGCGGCGGCGGCATCACCAAGGTGCGCGGCAAGGTCTTGATGATCACCACCCAGTCGGACGAGATGCCGACGGGGATCTGGAAGTCGGAGCTGAAGAAGGCGCGGGCCATCCGCGACGGTCAGGCCGGATCATCGCCGATCATGCTGCCGGTGCTCTATGAGTTCCCCGAGGAACTCCAGCGCAACGAGAAATACTGGCGCGACCGGGACAACTGGCATCTGGTCTTGCCGAATCTCGGTCTGTCGATCGACGAACAGGCACTCGAGGACGATTACGAGAACAATGGCAAGGTCTCGAAGGAGGCCGAGCAGATCTGGGCCAGCCAGCATCTCAACATCGAGATCGGCGTTGGCCTCGGCGGCGATGCCTGGTCTGGCGCGGTGCATTGGGAACCGGCCGCAGCGGGTTGGATCACCCTCGACCGGCTGCTGGACGAAAGCGAGGTCTGCACCATCGGCGTGGACTGGGGCGGCGCCGACGACCTCGCGGCGCTCGCTGTGCTGGGCAGGCGGGCGCGGGACAAGGTCTGGCTTCTATGGGTTCGCGCCTGGGCGCGCGAGACGGTGTTCAAGTCCAGGCCGCAGATCGCCGACGCGTTGCGCGGGTTTGAGGAAGACGGCGACCTGCGCGTCGTGTCCTCGCCCGAGTTGCAGGCCGCCGAGGCTGCCGAGATCTGCGACCGGGTGCGGTTGGCCGGGCGGCTGCCCGAGGCCGGCGGCATCGGCCTCGACGCGGCAGGGATCGCGCTTCTGCTCGATGCGCTTGAGGAGATGGGCATGGTCTCGCCCCTGGTGCAGGCGGTGCAGCAGGGCTGGAAGCTCCAGACCGCGATTTCGACGGTGCCGCTGAAGCTGGAGTCGCGGCGCATGCTTCACGCCGACCAGCCGATCATGAATTGGGCGGTCGGCAACGCCAAACAGGAACTCAAGGGGAGCAACTACATGGTGACGAAGCAGGCCTCCGGCGCTGCCAAGATCGATCCCCTGATGGCGGCGTTCGATGCGGCGATGCTGATGTTCAACAACCCGCAGGCCGCGCCACCGATCGGCGACTTCCTGGCCAACCCGATCATGGTGATCTGA
- a CDS encoding phage portal protein, whose product MDLPRGIVDRFGRPMAALSDLTKEQRLTLQGGDLGYYVASNASGKVVTLSAALTISAVWACIVRSAQAMASLPLDLYRKTAGGRQRQDGALADLISLSPNADQTPVEFWEGMFSWMLATGNAYAEIDRVNGRPSSLVPLPATHVRPFRNKVSGELFYEVREPGTSRPRVIGREDMFHLRGWGFGGDEGMSPIRWGTQSLGAAMAADEASAKMFGSGMQASGVLKTNQRISPEQRPQLQAMMSEYAGSTKAGKLMILEAGMEFEQLTLNPDDAQMLETRRFSIEEVCRWFGVPPIVIGHSAEGQTMWGTGVEAIFLSWMQLGINPVLKKVEQRIRKQLIPLREQRDTYAEFNREAMLQMDSKAKADFIRAMVTMGVMKPDEARDKLNIEREGGAADLLWMQGAMKPMDMILKGK is encoded by the coding sequence ATGGACCTGCCACGGGGCATCGTCGATCGCTTCGGCAGGCCGATGGCGGCGCTGTCCGATCTGACCAAGGAACAGCGTCTCACCCTGCAAGGCGGCGACCTCGGCTATTACGTCGCCAGCAATGCCTCGGGCAAGGTGGTGACGCTGTCGGCAGCGCTGACCATCTCGGCAGTATGGGCCTGCATCGTGCGCAGCGCCCAGGCCATGGCGTCCTTGCCGCTGGACCTTTATCGCAAGACCGCTGGCGGACGGCAGCGGCAGGACGGGGCGCTGGCCGACCTGATCAGCCTGTCGCCGAATGCCGACCAGACGCCGGTCGAGTTCTGGGAGGGCATGTTCTCCTGGATGCTGGCCACCGGCAACGCCTATGCCGAGATCGACCGGGTCAACGGCCGGCCATCCTCGCTGGTGCCGCTGCCCGCCACCCATGTCCGGCCGTTCCGCAACAAGGTGAGCGGCGAGTTGTTCTACGAGGTGCGCGAGCCCGGCACGTCGCGCCCGCGCGTCATCGGCCGCGAAGACATGTTCCATCTGCGGGGCTGGGGCTTCGGCGGCGACGAGGGCATGTCGCCGATCCGCTGGGGCACCCAGTCGCTCGGCGCCGCCATGGCCGCCGACGAGGCCTCGGCCAAGATGTTCGGCTCGGGCATGCAGGCTTCGGGCGTGCTGAAGACCAACCAGCGCATCTCGCCCGAACAGCGCCCGCAATTGCAAGCGATGATGAGCGAATACGCCGGATCGACCAAAGCCGGCAAGCTGATGATCCTCGAGGCGGGGATGGAGTTCGAGCAACTGACGCTGAACCCGGACGATGCCCAGATGCTGGAGACGCGGCGGTTCTCGATCGAGGAGGTTTGCCGCTGGTTCGGGGTGCCGCCCATCGTCATCGGTCATTCGGCCGAGGGGCAGACCATGTGGGGGACCGGGGTCGAGGCAATCTTCCTGTCCTGGATGCAGCTCGGCATCAACCCGGTGCTGAAGAAGGTCGAGCAGCGGATTCGCAAGCAGCTGATCCCGCTGCGCGAGCAGCGCGACACCTACGCCGAGTTCAACCGCGAGGCCATGCTCCAGATGGACAGCAAGGCGAAGGCGGACTTCATCCGCGCGATGGTGACGATGGGCGTCATGAAGCCCGACGAGGCGCGCGACAAGCTCAACATCGAGCGCGAGGGCGGCGCGGCCGATCTGCTGTGGATGCAGGGCGCCATGAAGCCCATGGACATGATTCTCAAGGGGAAGTGA
- a CDS encoding head maturation protease, ClpP-related — MAKNHMPVAHFGVRPDDVRAECAPPKAFEKWQPELRARAEAVGDDSGPFTIDVMDVIGDTWDGYGVTGRKVGALLRAAGEREVVVNINSPGGDVFEGLAIYNMLRGHKADVTVRIVGLAASAASVIAMAGDRVEIARAGFLMIHNTWVWAVGDRNDLMTVAGQLAAFDEVLADLYSVRTGIDPAEIGTRMDKEFWVSGRAAVEQGFADDLLEADHITSSSGAKAQVQGLHRNRRAEAAMALGGMPRSERRAFFKALTSKPSAADDDMPRAVETMANLTGWAKSLTAKMEN; from the coding sequence ATGGCCAAGAACCATATGCCGGTCGCGCATTTCGGTGTGCGGCCCGATGACGTGCGCGCCGAATGCGCCCCGCCCAAGGCGTTCGAGAAATGGCAGCCCGAGCTGCGCGCCCGCGCCGAGGCTGTGGGCGATGATAGCGGCCCCTTCACCATCGACGTTATGGATGTGATCGGCGACACCTGGGACGGCTACGGCGTGACCGGGCGCAAGGTGGGGGCGCTGCTGCGCGCTGCCGGCGAGCGCGAGGTGGTGGTCAACATCAACAGCCCGGGCGGCGATGTGTTCGAGGGGCTGGCGATCTACAACATGCTGCGCGGGCACAAGGCGGATGTGACGGTGCGCATCGTCGGTCTTGCCGCCTCTGCCGCCTCGGTGATCGCCATGGCCGGGGACCGCGTTGAAATCGCCCGGGCCGGCTTCCTGATGATCCACAACACCTGGGTGTGGGCTGTAGGTGATCGGAACGACCTGATGACCGTTGCCGGTCAGCTGGCGGCCTTCGACGAGGTTCTGGCGGACCTGTATTCTGTTCGCACTGGCATCGATCCCGCGGAAATCGGCACGAGGATGGATAAAGAGTTCTGGGTGTCGGGGCGAGCGGCTGTCGAGCAGGGATTTGCCGACGACCTGCTCGAAGCGGATCATATCACGTCCTCGAGTGGGGCAAAGGCGCAAGTTCAGGGCCTGCATCGCAATCGCCGCGCCGAAGCGGCTATGGCGTTGGGTGGCATGCCCAGGTCCGAGCGTCGCGCGTTTTTCAAGGCTCTTACCAGCAAGCCGAGCGCTGCTGACGACGACATGCCGCGCGCTGTCGAGACCATGGCCAACCTGACCGGGTGGGCCAAATCGCTAACGGCCAAGATGGAGAACTGA
- a CDS encoding phage major capsid protein, translated as MAFDMEQAFGEFKAEFDKVTDKINRSAQNALDEAKRLGVLTEETKANVDKALAEQGDLKTRLDDMEASARDLAQRFASGRRSGAGGAKSLGQLVVAEAEEKIKAAAKGGVNGDVSLGFFNAITSLPGSAGELLPERREPEIIAEPDKKLVVKDLITVGETGQPLIKYFREVSRTGAAGIVPDDGTTVKPLIDKTWTSESAEVKTIAGRMEIHKHMLDDIPALRTDIDTTLTYEVNKVENAQILAGDGTGENFSGLITNATAYGQSAREPSGATILDRLRLAMLQVSAAGYVVDAHVLNIWDWAAAEMLKDTTGRYIFGNPFMETPTPRLWGRRVVDTEDMPEGDFLTGAFKLAATYYQRQDIEILLSSENRDNFDKNMLTVRGEKRGVVVVKRPLALCYYTAPGG; from the coding sequence ATGGCCTTTGACATGGAACAGGCGTTCGGCGAGTTCAAAGCCGAATTCGACAAGGTCACCGACAAGATCAATCGCAGCGCCCAGAATGCTCTGGACGAGGCGAAGCGCCTTGGCGTCCTGACCGAAGAGACCAAGGCGAATGTCGATAAGGCACTTGCCGAGCAGGGCGATCTGAAAACCCGCCTCGACGACATGGAGGCTTCCGCCCGTGATCTCGCACAGCGCTTCGCCAGCGGCCGCCGCAGCGGTGCCGGTGGCGCGAAATCGCTGGGCCAGCTGGTGGTTGCCGAGGCCGAGGAGAAGATCAAGGCCGCGGCCAAGGGCGGCGTGAACGGCGACGTGTCGCTGGGCTTCTTCAACGCCATCACCTCGCTGCCTGGCTCTGCCGGCGAGCTGCTGCCCGAACGCCGCGAGCCCGAGATCATCGCCGAGCCCGACAAGAAGTTGGTGGTGAAAGACCTGATCACGGTGGGCGAGACGGGCCAGCCGCTGATCAAGTATTTCCGCGAGGTCTCGCGCACGGGCGCCGCCGGCATCGTGCCGGATGACGGCACCACGGTGAAGCCGCTGATCGACAAGACTTGGACCTCGGAATCGGCCGAGGTGAAGACTATCGCCGGCCGGATGGAAATCCACAAGCACATGCTGGACGACATCCCGGCGCTGCGGACCGATATCGACACCACGCTGACCTATGAGGTCAACAAGGTCGAGAACGCGCAGATCCTGGCGGGCGACGGCACCGGAGAGAACTTCTCGGGCCTGATCACCAATGCCACGGCCTATGGCCAGAGCGCCCGCGAGCCCTCTGGCGCGACGATCCTCGACCGGTTGCGCCTTGCCATGCTGCAGGTGTCGGCGGCGGGCTATGTCGTCGATGCACATGTCCTGAATATCTGGGACTGGGCCGCGGCCGAGATGCTCAAGGACACGACCGGGCGCTACATCTTCGGCAACCCCTTCATGGAGACGCCGACGCCGCGCCTCTGGGGTCGTCGGGTGGTCGATACCGAGGACATGCCGGAAGGTGATTTCCTGACCGGGGCCTTCAAGCTGGCCGCCACCTACTACCAGCGCCAGGACATCGAGATCCTGCTGTCGTCGGAGAACCGCGACAACTTCGACAAGAACATGCTGACCGTGCGCGGTGAGAAGCGCGGCGTCGTGGTGGTCAAGCGCCCGCTGGCGCTCTGCTACTACACCGCCCCGGGCGGCTGA
- a CDS encoding head-tail connector protein gives MIVPLPDLKDYLRVRRDHEDETIAAIGESAELQVRNWIGRPIYASLADMPLPGAPGYSQYQMVADRAIMVAIMMLAERTYWQRGGEGGASEDAVPPATVRAILSGYRVFHPLPTSEDGA, from the coding sequence ATGATCGTTCCGCTGCCCGATCTGAAGGACTACCTGCGCGTCAGGCGAGATCACGAAGACGAGACCATTGCCGCCATCGGAGAATCGGCTGAATTGCAGGTGCGGAACTGGATCGGGCGGCCCATTTATGCCTCATTGGCCGACATGCCGCTTCCGGGGGCTCCGGGGTATAGCCAATATCAAATGGTTGCGGATAGGGCGATCATGGTAGCGATCATGATGCTAGCCGAGAGAACCTATTGGCAACGCGGAGGGGAGGGCGGGGCCTCGGAGGATGCAGTGCCGCCCGCGACGGTCAGGGCGATACTGTCCGGGTATCGGGTATTCCATCCTCTGCCCACCTCCGAGGATGGCGCCTGA
- a CDS encoding phage head closure protein, producing the protein MIRSGDLSKLVVFLAPFKETDANGKRIQRYEQRFSDWAHVRPLRGGEAVMQSRLASKGPAIVTIIFSAEGFQITSEWRVDIDGRVYDLKEDPREAQGGAVLEMLVERVG; encoded by the coding sequence ATGATCAGATCCGGCGATCTCTCCAAACTGGTCGTTTTCCTCGCGCCCTTCAAAGAAACCGATGCCAACGGAAAACGCATCCAGCGATATGAACAACGGTTTTCGGATTGGGCCCATGTCCGCCCCCTACGTGGTGGTGAAGCCGTCATGCAGTCTCGGCTGGCCTCGAAAGGCCCCGCCATTGTGACCATCATATTTTCAGCAGAGGGTTTCCAGATCACTTCGGAATGGCGGGTCGATATCGACGGTCGGGTCTATGACCTGAAGGAAGACCCGCGCGAGGCCCAAGGCGGTGCCGTTCTGGAAATGCTCGTGGAGCGGGTAGGATGA
- a CDS encoding DUF3168 domain-containing protein has product MIDIEPLIQVIRARLIVQVPALGGRVFDRATEGDETPYAAFDTFYGVAADAECIEAEDWTVQIGIYHSMTSKAEVGKIVGQVKAALHGWADTDALTMHPMRVTLVRVMDDPDGASVHGVVQVEAMVEG; this is encoded by the coding sequence ATGATCGACATAGAGCCGTTGATCCAGGTGATCCGCGCCCGGCTGATCGTCCAGGTGCCAGCCTTGGGAGGTCGCGTTTTCGACCGCGCCACCGAGGGCGACGAGACGCCCTATGCCGCTTTCGACACCTTCTATGGCGTGGCGGCGGATGCGGAATGCATCGAGGCCGAGGACTGGACCGTCCAGATCGGCATCTATCATAGCATGACCAGCAAGGCCGAGGTCGGGAAGATTGTTGGCCAGGTGAAGGCCGCCCTGCATGGCTGGGCCGACACCGATGCGCTGACCATGCATCCGATGCGCGTGACGCTGGTGCGCGTCATGGACGATCCTGATGGCGCGTCAGTGCATGGCGTGGTGCAGGTCGAGGCGATGGTGGAAGGTTAG
- a CDS encoding HK97 gp10 family phage protein produces MAQLNPRIMAKLKRIPDVAVEAARQAMEEGAEEVCEYIRNMVRSTFTQRSGDMVQSIGWTWGELPPGTFMIDEIRSGKNKGDQYATLRIRIYAGAGDGFYFRFHEFGTKDGVPARPTFYPAWKAKRAEFRKLIRDRVRAAIREELRRG; encoded by the coding sequence ATGGCCCAGCTTAACCCCCGGATCATGGCGAAACTCAAGCGAATTCCTGATGTCGCGGTCGAGGCTGCGCGCCAAGCGATGGAGGAGGGGGCTGAAGAGGTCTGCGAATATATCCGCAACATGGTCCGCTCAACCTTCACCCAGCGATCCGGCGACATGGTCCAGTCGATCGGCTGGACCTGGGGCGAGTTGCCGCCCGGCACCTTCATGATCGACGAAATCCGTAGCGGCAAGAACAAGGGTGACCAGTATGCCACCTTGCGGATCAGGATCTATGCCGGTGCTGGAGATGGCTTCTATTTCCGGTTCCACGAATTCGGAACCAAGGATGGAGTGCCTGCACGCCCGACCTTCTATCCGGCATGGAAGGCGAAGCGGGCCGAGTTCCGCAAGCTGATCCGCGACCGCGTCCGGGCGGCAATCAGGGAGGAGTTGCGCCGTGGCTAA
- a CDS encoding phage tail tube protein, translating into MAKPITEKFEQMTLEVATDEAGTTWTKICGLVGVTITRSATFDTSEVPADCDDESLPLDQERALRSLQVSVSADGVWAQQSHEMMLDWFYGGQSKLIRLGNQNAAVGDTQYERGPAVMTTLTNQRTKGQKVTASIALEFDGTPTRLPRAA; encoded by the coding sequence ATGGCAAAACCGATTACCGAGAAGTTCGAGCAGATGACGCTCGAGGTCGCCACCGACGAGGCTGGCACCACCTGGACCAAGATCTGCGGCCTGGTGGGCGTCACAATCACGCGCTCGGCGACATTCGACACCAGCGAGGTTCCGGCAGATTGCGACGATGAATCTCTGCCCCTCGATCAGGAGCGGGCGCTTCGCTCGCTGCAGGTGTCGGTTTCTGCCGACGGTGTCTGGGCGCAGCAGTCCCACGAGATGATGCTGGACTGGTTCTACGGCGGCCAGAGCAAGCTCATCCGGCTCGGCAACCAGAATGCCGCGGTTGGCGATACGCAGTACGAACGGGGCCCGGCGGTCATGACCACGCTGACCAACCAGCGAACCAAGGGCCAGAAGGTCACGGCATCGATCGCGCTGGAATTCGATGGCACGCCGACCCGCCTGCCGAGGGCTGCTTGA
- a CDS encoding gene transfer agent family protein: MARVVMRWAGGEHAVRLGIAEAEVIQQHTDCGPEFLLNRISLGQWELPHLMEVIRNGLIGGGMDEVDAKRLVDRVVAQQPWIALKRPAMEILSLALYGPPDDPVGEGLPAGDQTQEPSLAESGSSAPITG, from the coding sequence ATGGCGCGCGTCGTCATGCGATGGGCGGGCGGCGAACACGCTGTCCGCCTCGGCATCGCCGAGGCCGAGGTGATCCAGCAGCACACCGATTGCGGTCCCGAGTTTCTGCTGAACCGCATCAGCCTTGGGCAATGGGAACTGCCTCATCTGATGGAGGTGATCCGCAACGGGCTGATCGGTGGCGGCATGGACGAGGTCGATGCCAAGCGGCTAGTAGACCGGGTCGTGGCGCAGCAGCCGTGGATCGCGCTGAAGCGGCCCGCGATGGAGATCCTGTCCCTCGCCCTTTACGGCCCGCCGGATGATCCGGTGGGGGAGGGTTTGCCGGCGGGCGATCAGACGCAGGAACCCTCCCTCGCGGAAAGTGGAAGTTCAGCACCTATTACGGGTTAG